Proteins from one Flammeovirgaceae bacterium genomic window:
- a CDS encoding DUF262 domain-containing protein, giving the protein MVDYFQREYKWEERHIEQLVSDLTSSFLNEYKTEHKRKDIENYNSYYLGPFVVSVKDGQRSIIDGQQRLTSLTLLLIYLNNLQKELGLSEKLESLIFSEKYGEMSFNIQVDERIACMEALFKEGEYVPKEDDDESTLNMASRYSDIENAFPEEIKNHVLPYFIDWLKYNVVLVEIIAYSDENAYTIFETMNDRGLNLTPTEMLKGFILSKFEDSKKRQKANELWKSSMQELHAYDKDEDQRFIQAWFRAQYAETIRPGKAGSKNEDFEKIGTRFHSWFRDNLAKVGIEQEDADGFQLFIDKDFKFFLSAYKHILTAERKLSDSLQHIYYIRRWGIANSLSYPLLLSSLKTTDSSEIVIEKMDLVARYIEAFVVRRSVNFRKFASSSIRYTMYTLVKEIRRTEVHELKSILNRKLDEMEESWSGIQNFRLHGQNRVFVKFLLSRLTAFLEQQSGLNSSFEKYYHNPGGKPFEVEHIWADKFSEHKDEFEQEADFQEYRNRIGALVLLPRGTNQSYGAKPYTEKLNHYIKENLLVQSLCSLAYVNNPNFLSMKNRLALPFKSHEAFLKLDITERQNLYQAICESIWGNETYADEDQIN; this is encoded by the coding sequence ATGGTCGATTACTTCCAGCGGGAGTACAAATGGGAAGAGCGACACATTGAGCAATTGGTTTCTGATCTCACTTCATCTTTCCTGAATGAATACAAGACTGAACACAAGCGCAAGGACATTGAAAACTACAATTCCTACTATCTGGGGCCTTTTGTGGTAAGCGTAAAAGATGGCCAGCGAAGCATTATTGACGGTCAACAACGACTGACCTCTTTAACCCTTCTCCTCATCTATTTGAACAACCTTCAAAAGGAACTTGGTCTCAGTGAAAAGCTTGAATCTCTGATCTTCTCAGAGAAATATGGAGAAATGTCCTTCAACATTCAGGTGGATGAGCGAATTGCCTGTATGGAAGCATTGTTCAAAGAGGGAGAATACGTACCGAAAGAAGACGATGATGAGAGCACGCTAAATATGGCTTCTCGGTACTCGGATATTGAAAATGCATTTCCGGAGGAAATAAAGAATCATGTGCTTCCGTATTTCATTGACTGGTTGAAGTACAATGTGGTGTTGGTAGAAATTATTGCCTATTCAGACGAGAATGCCTACACCATTTTTGAAACCATGAACGATCGGGGTTTGAACCTTACCCCAACTGAAATGCTCAAGGGATTCATCTTATCCAAGTTTGAGGATAGCAAGAAACGTCAAAAAGCAAATGAGCTTTGGAAATCTTCCATGCAGGAATTGCATGCCTACGATAAAGACGAAGATCAGCGTTTTATACAGGCATGGTTCAGGGCGCAGTATGCAGAAACGATAAGGCCAGGTAAAGCGGGCTCAAAAAATGAGGATTTTGAGAAAATAGGAACACGCTTCCATAGCTGGTTTAGAGACAACTTGGCGAAGGTTGGCATTGAACAAGAAGATGCAGACGGCTTTCAATTATTCATTGACAAAGACTTCAAGTTCTTTCTGAGTGCTTACAAACACATCTTGACCGCTGAACGAAAATTGTCTGACTCACTTCAGCATATCTATTATATCAGGAGGTGGGGAATCGCCAATTCGTTGAGCTACCCCTTGTTGCTTTCTTCATTAAAAACGACAGACAGTTCGGAAATTGTCATTGAGAAAATGGACTTGGTTGCAAGGTACATTGAAGCTTTTGTCGTTCGCAGGTCAGTCAATTTCCGAAAGTTTGCTTCGAGTTCTATCCGTTACACTATGTACACACTGGTCAAAGAGATTAGAAGAACCGAAGTGCATGAATTAAAATCCATCTTGAATAGAAAACTGGACGAAATGGAAGAATCATGGTCGGGCATACAAAATTTCCGCTTACACGGTCAGAATAGAGTCTTTGTTAAGTTCTTGCTATCAAGATTGACCGCTTTTTTAGAACAGCAGTCTGGCTTAAATTCTTCATTCGAAAAGTATTATCACAACCCTGGCGGAAAGCCCTTTGAAGTTGAGCATATCTGGGCTGATAAATTCTCCGAACATAAAGACGAATTTGAGCAAGAAGCCGATTTCCAGGAATACCGAAACAGAATTGGAGCTCTGGTTTTGCTACCAAGAGGCACAAATCAGTCGTATGGAGCAAAGCCATACACGGAAAAGTTGAACCACTACATCAAGGAGAACCTACTGGTTCAGAGTCTTTGTTCCCTTGCCTATGTAAACAATCCCAACTTTCTTTCCATGAAAAATAGACTGGCTCTTCCATTTAAGTCGCATGAAGCTTTTCTGAAATTGGATATTACTGAAAGGCAAAACCTCTATCAGGCCATATGTGAATCTATATGGGGTAATGAAACATATGCAGATGAAGATCAAATCAATTGA
- a CDS encoding AAA family ATPase: MKIKSIEIKNYKAFYGKHTINLGGKNVFIYGENGSGKSSLYYALKDFFQSSIETIDMAEVDNIFLKASDKGKNYIKVKFQPNKDGQRRVAEYELTAIGKTTNAAGDTSIRDANKLKSFLTYKHLLDIHHIKKDGEIDLFNLLVKGVLKHFKYTLTGGKELGELWSEIETIIAKETGTSYRSDQKKKDVDNALKAFNDAFKQLFIKPTTGLPNPEYILGHAAPILEEFEHGLEIDLRYTQATTDDYKNIKQNHVRADLKFCGQTIPKAHLFLNEARLSAIAISIYLGMIKRHPQLKPHKILFLDDIFIGLDISNRLPLLKILDVHFPEYQVFITTYDKPWYEYVRGFLSDKWKTIEFYAQEVKGGFEIPKIEDGTDLVQKARQHYSNSDYKASAVYARSSFEKIIMDYCERKRKPIAFKAKRKDYSSQDFWNKVKGDVLPATKISIEGYRFLIYNKLSHYDPEVNPLKTELRDAITAVENLRTELNAIP, from the coding sequence ATGAAGATCAAATCAATTGAAATAAAGAACTACAAGGCCTTTTACGGAAAGCATACCATTAACCTAGGCGGTAAAAACGTTTTCATCTATGGGGAGAATGGTAGCGGAAAAAGCTCACTCTACTATGCCTTAAAAGACTTCTTTCAGTCTTCCATTGAGACCATTGACATGGCAGAAGTGGACAACATCTTCCTAAAAGCTTCAGATAAAGGGAAAAACTACATCAAAGTCAAATTTCAACCCAATAAAGATGGCCAAAGAAGAGTAGCTGAATATGAACTAACGGCAATCGGAAAAACTACCAATGCTGCTGGCGACACTTCCATCAGGGACGCAAATAAGTTGAAGAGCTTCCTAACCTACAAGCACCTGCTTGATATACATCACATCAAAAAAGATGGCGAAATAGACCTTTTCAACTTATTGGTGAAGGGTGTTCTAAAGCATTTCAAATACACGCTTACAGGTGGTAAAGAACTAGGAGAACTCTGGTCTGAAATCGAAACCATTATTGCCAAAGAAACAGGAACAAGTTACCGCTCGGACCAGAAAAAGAAAGACGTTGATAATGCTTTAAAGGCTTTTAATGATGCGTTCAAACAACTTTTCATTAAACCAACAACCGGGTTACCGAATCCCGAGTACATATTGGGTCATGCCGCACCAATTTTGGAAGAATTTGAACATGGTCTTGAAATTGACTTGCGATATACACAAGCCACAACCGATGATTACAAGAACATCAAACAAAACCATGTTCGTGCTGACCTGAAATTTTGCGGTCAAACGATACCCAAAGCCCATCTTTTCTTGAATGAAGCACGTTTATCTGCAATCGCTATTTCGATCTATTTGGGCATGATCAAAAGACATCCCCAATTAAAACCGCACAAAATCTTGTTCTTGGACGACATCTTTATTGGACTTGACATTTCAAACAGGTTACCACTCCTAAAAATCCTTGATGTCCATTTCCCGGAGTATCAAGTGTTCATCACAACATACGATAAACCTTGGTATGAGTATGTAAGAGGTTTTCTGAGTGATAAATGGAAAACGATTGAGTTCTACGCTCAGGAAGTCAAAGGAGGTTTTGAGATTCCCAAGATTGAAGACGGTACTGACTTGGTTCAAAAAGCACGTCAACACTATAGTAATTCAGACTATAAAGCCAGTGCAGTTTATGCCAGATCTTCTTTTGAGAAGATAATCATGGATTATTGCGAAAGAAAGAGGAAACCTATTGCATTTAAAGCAAAGCGAAAGGATTACTCGTCTCAAGACTTTTGGAATAAGGTAAAAGGTGACGTTCTTCCAGCAACTAAAATCAGTATTGAAGGATATCGTTTCCTAATCTATAACAAACTGAGCCACTACGATCCGGAGGTTAATCCTCTGAAAACGGAATTAAGGGATGCTATAACGGCAGTAGAGAATTTGAGAACAGAATTAAATGCAATTCCATAA